CCCATGTGCGGGGTTGTGGTACGGTGGGGTccacagaggagaaatggaCACCAGATGGGACCAAGGGGGGTGGAGATGCAAGGtagaataaaataacacatGCAGAAGATTGAAACTGAAATgtggaaggagggggaggagttgcttgtgcgtgtgtgtgtgtgtgtgtgtgtgcatgttggcaGGGTCTAAAATAATTGGATAGTTGCATCATCCGGAGTAGACGGGAGCTATATACCCTTGGAGGATAAGAATGGGTAAACAGATATGATCTGAGGCACGTGAAAAAAAtttgacatttcagtgtttttactgcCCGTGAATAAAGTCTCACAGCTCCTTCTAAATGTTTTGATTTACATTTCCTATATAAGTAACAAGCGTATCTTTGTTCaatgcacatttgtttttgaagaGAAAAAGCCCACCAGGAAACCCTTGAATAGATGATTGAAAAAACAACCACGTTGGTTTTCCATGCAAGCGTATGCATGTGTCTGAGATTGAAAACCAACATTCCACGGTCCCAATGTGCGCTCACATAAAAAACATTCTATTTAGAGCATTTTGAGCTGCCTTGTGATCCCTCCAAACCCTTTCtaatgcaaacacagcagaaaacgCAGTCAGTCAAACTCCACaaaactctccctctctgtttctcttctccctctcattATCTGATCTGCTATTGTGGCTACGCTGTAAATTTTCATATGTGTCTTTCTGGAGCAGCTTTCGTTGATTCAGTTTGGTGAAGATATGACGTTGTTTCGATCGAAAGCATACCAGTATCAAGATACTGACTCAGGTGTTCATGCCTCAAACTGTCTTACTCTAACATAtgatatgttttgtttttgccagcCTGCCATCCCAACTATTGTCGTGAATAAAACATGACCCCTACGGTGTTTTTGGTTTGGTGTTGCAGCTCACTATCTGGTGCTGCTAAGTAGTTTTGTGAaacattcctttattttttttcacttcgGCGCTGAAACGCATTAGAGCTTTATGACTCAGAGACGACAAAGAAAGGCAGCCAAACTCTGAAGCTGGGAAGAATCTGTCTGAGCACGTGCAGTATGTGGACAggtgcagatgtgtgtttgtttgtctttgttaatTAAAATGCCAGAAGCCTCTTTACTTGTTTAGAGCCTGTTGGTGTGACTGACACAGCTTGCAATCTGTCAGTGTAAAATCTCACCAAAAATAAATCTTGCACTCGGTCAGACCTTCGTCCGAAGCCCTGCAGTTCACTTGTTTTTCCCCTAATATTGGttagcaacagaaaaaacatgagAGCTTCCCAGGGATCTTTGCAGTGACATGTaatgcacaaaaacatgcactGGTGTTTTTCTAATCCTCCCATGGGAGTCTATCACATTTGTGGGCTTGTAACTTGTCACTCCCGTCCTGTGACCCTACACCCTACTGCAGTTTATTACACCGGCAGCACCCTGACCTGGCTCTGTCACTTTCCTCTCTGCACTTCTATTGTTGTTGGTTTCCAATTACATTTACCAAAAGAGTTTAATGCTTGGTTTGCAATCAGTGTAGTGTGAGCTTACTGTCAGGTGTTATATTTTTACAACTAATTTCTGTCAGAATTTGAAACTGCATGCCACACATGTTGACCCTTGACATAGATACATCAACAACGGCTGGTTCACTGCAGCTGATCTTGGAAAATTGGAGTGAACACGTTTTTTCACGATAAatacacattatttatttacaaataaagtggttataatagaaataaatacaaaataaaaatctgagcATTATACTTCATGTGGTATTGCACCCATTTCGAAATGTAcatcagaaatacattttcaaaaccaGTAAAGGAATATTCCTctgattaaaatatttatttttcccaaCTTTACGCAGacataaatatattcatatatagttttttttcttcttccacaatagctctgttttgtctttctttcataTAAATAAACGTCTTCATTGGGAAACCGGGTGTCCATAATAACCTCTGATGtctctttcagtctttcttgcccactctctctttctatccACACCAATGTCAGTTTCTCACCGGCAGCCACATCCCTCCACCACCATATCCTGGTAGTTTTTCAGGATGACCTTCTCGTATTCATCCAGATAGAGCAGGGAGATGGGGCTGAGGTCAGTGGGCACACAACAGGCTCTGGGGATGTTCGAGTTGACTGAGTTGACCAATGTCTGCACAATGGCGTGATTGGTAGAATTGAGGTGGTCTGCAAGGGGGAACGGACATTCCCCGTGGCAGTAAAAGGCGTGGTAGCCAGGGGGCGCCACTATCCACTCGTTCCAGCCCACATCACTGAAGTCCACATATAGGGCATGCCTCTTACAGCTGGCCTTGTGTTGGTGCTTCCTGCGTTGTTTGCGGAGTGCTGCCTGACGTTTTTCCCGTGTGTGGAGGACTGAGTCCCCGCGGCCGTCATGGCCATACGTCACCAGCAGTGGCCGAGCCTGAGGCCAagagtcctggtcctggtgcaGGGACCGGCTCACCCTGACGTGCCTGCTACGTCTCTGGGCATGCGCCTCATCCATCTCCCCCTCCTTTGGGTGAAGCACCTCCACCATGAAGCCATGGTTGTGTCCTTTCCCAGAGGTCCACTGAGATACAGCGGGGCTGACGTCAAAGCTCTCCCAGCGGCTCAAAGAGTCCTGCACTAGCCGAGTGTCCAGCAGACGTGCCAGAGGTTCCCCACTTTGAGTGACAGGAACGCCGAATATCTCATAAATGTTGATACGATGGAAGCCACCAGCAGGAGCACTATCActggtgctgctgtttctcGAACTGTTGTAGGGGGTTGCAGCTCCCATAACCTGATCCCTGTAGATACGTAGCTCTGCAGAGGTGATGAGCTCCTCATCAGGGATAGAGGTAAGGTTGAAGTAGAACTGCTGGGTTGTTTTGCCTTTCAGACTGGCCAGGGCCTCCATAGACTCTACAAGAGACAGCACATAGTATATGAGGACAGAAGTGGGAGATGCATGCCAAGAATGAAACAAAGAGTTTATGTATGGCACAGGAATGAGAAGCAACATCTATGATTAAAGCCTAACTGGCTTCATGGCTCCATTGCGAGCAGGGAAACATTGGCAAAGGATGGTTTCTCACAtggttctttctctctctctctttttctctctctctctctctcacacacacccgcacacaaCTTGCAGCCTTCTTTCTGTGCAGTCGGCCAAGCTGCCACGTGGTTATATTGAGTAGGTGTGGGCCATTGTCCCACAAGCACAACACATACATCAACAATTTGCATATATGTCTCGGCGTAAAAGCAGTCAAATTCTCATGTTGATGCAGGTTTAATACTGTCATTAGTGTCCTGCTCAAACATTTACCTGGATAAATGTCAGAAGATGAAAGCAGTGCGCTCCCATCTACTGATAAGATCAAACACGCTAGTCAGTCTGCCTTCAAATGGCAATTGGCAATCTGCCCTACGAGAAGTGGCTGCTGCACATAATTCCCATTATCAGTGCACATGGAAAAGTTGTACCTTATATTGAAGTATCATCAAAGAGGAGCACGAACAAAAGAGCAATATGGAAATCGATATAAAATTGATTACATAAATGCTATCATGAATGCCAGCTGTTACTAACCTTTACAGAACTGGCCAGCTCTGAAATATCGCTGGTAAAGTGAAACACAATAACGATTATTTATAAAAGCCAATAgcaagaaaaatatatataaactcCATGTCTAAATTCTGGAGAGACG
Above is a genomic segment from Pempheris klunzingeri isolate RE-2024b chromosome 18, fPemKlu1.hap1, whole genome shotgun sequence containing:
- the bmp2b gene encoding bone morphogenetic protein 2b translates to MVAVVRSLMVLLLAQVLLEGATGLIPEVGRRKYSESGKQTPEQSESFLNEFELRLLNMFGLRRRPTPSKQAVVPQYMVDLYRMHSANGDHSTKRPKSMGKHAERAASKANTIRSFHHEESMEALASLKGKTTQQFYFNLTSIPDEELITSAELRIYRDQVMGAATPYNSSRNSSTSDSAPAGGFHRINIYEIFGVPVTQSGEPLARLLDTRLVQDSLSRWESFDVSPAVSQWTSGKGHNHGFMVEVLHPKEGEMDEAHAQRRSRHVRVSRSLHQDQDSWPQARPLLVTYGHDGRGDSVLHTREKRQAALRKQRRKHQHKASCKRHALYVDFSDVGWNEWIVAPPGYHAFYCHGECPFPLADHLNSTNHAIVQTLVNSVNSNIPRACCVPTDLSPISLLYLDEYEKVILKNYQDMVVEGCGCR